From a region of the Buttiauxella agrestis genome:
- a CDS encoding Ig-like domain-containing protein: MRLNLTGYLVAAAVSSLSIPAHALVFNYSFMNTNNVASSIKPSGTNLLNPAGAITLNLISGLDRYERIKVIRDRDQSVMYSGVTSIVGVSDRVVATDGTEYYGKSVALPALGEGAFTIVNETLDLRQTIVSTTTYHITVDITAPRYTTIYPSQNAGYDMVLSGPLWELGRGGSGQFSIFADGLEDANGISKIRLVIKRSDGTVVSDNNLSYDVAAKRAFYPWIKDMGTQTGMPTSDLNEEFTFNFIVTDNAGNILNIPPQRFKYDDQMGEYTPFAVHDSRVSTSVVPGIASGYVAFQRGLTVLENPYLFVIRIPKANWQPYRNGGISILNNYGGAKVLSEDATYVYVEAKLPQGSLDSNYYRPVNTYQWSGGDLAQYASWLVWDPASLKSPAWGNPAIERLNADGTWFNSVNWRHILASEMPVNLTHIRFNVQARPYDQKIAGGASCDIPAGSTTCTVAVSQAIVKGTTGYMHSGYEVRSTTESTFFQPIWENIAWHTLGPSVTGFDYNAANSILQVYVNQPGDGSYFDHVNLARVWLTDKSRNNAEISVTAKQTGRNTASGNYTYEFDMKKVPEGTYDVQINAKDSFENSGSLAYKQVTVDNTPPLVNFSYENKPISSSVTVYGLENIRIQLSDALTKPTLARMTLRGGPVSDAVELSWVSLGNNLYAPNYPKIFPSLNEGETYTMTVTAKDEMNNVKESSVEFSYLPNNLVRLENLKTMAVSAALKTSDDTPLAVLYASQLRKQDGAIATGLQDAVLTVRKDAAFGVTVNGVSAAPGESKNLQLDLGLGDSRSFPIFPAISGVTGVSEFMINIEELR; this comes from the coding sequence ATGCGTCTAAATTTGACTGGTTACCTAGTTGCCGCAGCTGTCAGCTCGCTTTCAATACCGGCACACGCATTAGTCTTTAACTATTCGTTTATGAATACGAATAATGTGGCTTCGAGCATTAAACCATCCGGCACGAATCTGCTTAATCCTGCCGGGGCAATAACGCTGAATCTGATCTCTGGTCTTGACCGCTATGAGCGTATAAAGGTCATTCGTGACCGCGACCAGAGCGTCATGTATTCCGGGGTTACCAGTATCGTCGGGGTATCTGATCGCGTGGTTGCAACCGATGGGACGGAGTATTACGGAAAGAGTGTTGCTCTGCCTGCTCTGGGGGAAGGTGCATTTACCATCGTAAATGAAACACTGGATCTCCGACAAACCATCGTCAGCACCACGACATACCATATCACCGTCGATATCACGGCTCCCCGCTATACCACTATCTATCCCAGCCAGAACGCGGGTTATGACATGGTCCTGTCCGGACCGCTCTGGGAGCTGGGGCGGGGCGGGAGTGGGCAGTTCTCCATTTTTGCTGATGGTCTGGAAGATGCAAACGGGATAAGCAAGATCCGGCTGGTCATTAAACGCAGCGATGGTACGGTAGTTTCTGACAATAACCTGAGCTATGACGTTGCCGCTAAAAGAGCTTTCTACCCCTGGATAAAGGATATGGGCACTCAAACGGGTATGCCTACCAGTGATTTGAATGAGGAGTTCACATTCAATTTTATCGTGACGGACAATGCCGGAAATATCCTCAACATTCCCCCTCAGCGGTTTAAATATGACGACCAGATGGGGGAGTACACCCCTTTTGCCGTTCATGACTCACGAGTGAGCACCAGTGTTGTGCCAGGCATTGCCTCGGGCTATGTCGCATTTCAGCGTGGACTGACCGTGCTGGAAAATCCGTATCTGTTTGTGATCCGTATTCCTAAAGCAAACTGGCAACCCTACCGAAACGGCGGTATCAGCATTCTGAATAACTATGGTGGTGCGAAAGTACTTTCTGAAGATGCTACCTATGTCTATGTGGAAGCAAAATTGCCGCAGGGAAGTCTTGATAGTAACTATTACCGCCCTGTGAATACCTATCAGTGGTCAGGTGGAGATCTTGCTCAATACGCCAGTTGGCTTGTCTGGGACCCTGCATCACTGAAAAGCCCTGCATGGGGAAATCCTGCAATTGAAAGGCTCAACGCTGACGGCACCTGGTTTAACAGCGTGAACTGGCGCCATATTCTGGCCTCGGAAATGCCGGTTAACCTGACGCACATCCGCTTCAATGTGCAGGCCCGACCGTATGACCAGAAAATAGCAGGAGGGGCTTCCTGTGATATTCCGGCAGGCTCCACGACATGTACCGTTGCGGTATCCCAGGCAATTGTAAAAGGCACTACGGGATACATGCACAGTGGCTATGAGGTGCGCTCAACGACTGAGTCCACATTCTTCCAGCCTATCTGGGAAAACATCGCCTGGCATACACTGGGTCCTTCAGTCACCGGCTTTGACTACAATGCGGCCAACAGCATTTTACAGGTCTATGTGAACCAACCCGGTGACGGGTCCTATTTCGATCATGTGAATCTGGCCCGGGTCTGGCTAACGGATAAATCCCGGAACAATGCTGAAATTAGCGTGACAGCAAAACAAACGGGGCGTAACACGGCGTCCGGGAACTACACGTATGAATTTGACATGAAGAAGGTTCCTGAAGGGACGTATGATGTTCAGATCAACGCTAAGGATTCATTCGAGAACTCAGGTAGCCTGGCATACAAGCAGGTGACGGTTGATAACACGCCGCCGCTGGTCAACTTCAGCTATGAAAACAAACCCATTTCCAGCTCTGTGACAGTGTATGGACTGGAGAACATTCGCATACAACTCTCTGACGCATTAACAAAGCCGACTCTCGCTCGCATGACGTTGCGTGGGGGGCCCGTCTCGGATGCGGTAGAGCTTTCATGGGTCAGCCTTGGCAACAATCTCTACGCCCCTAATTATCCCAAAATATTCCCGTCTCTGAATGAAGGCGAAACGTATACCATGACGGTGACGGCGAAAGACGAGATGAATAACGTCAAAGAAAGCAGTGTCGAATTTAGCTACCTCCCGAATAACCTGGTGCGTCTTGAGAACCTGAAAACCATGGCAGTCAGTGCTGCACTGAAAACCTCAGATGACACGCCCCTGGCCGTGCTATATGCCAGCCAACTTCGTAAACAGGATGGCGCTATCGCAACCGGTCTACAGGATGCAGTACTGACGGTACGTAAAGACGCGGCATTTGGGGTCACCGTTAATGGCGTCAGCGCAGCGCCAGGGGAGAGTAAAAATCTTCAGTTGGATCTCGGCCTGGGTGACAGCCGTAGCTTCCCGATATTTCCGGCCATATCTGGCGTTACCGGTGTTTCTGAGTTCATGATCAATATTGAAGAGCTTCGATAA
- a CDS encoding DNA-binding protein, whose amino-acid sequence METLKTANNANVTSKFSNTTGSGKVISTLKQFRDVNLGLCQSAPDFNAFLIDPTIVAITPGFNTREMGMGEEYYLLPEVAEHIHNIKMAYINGDYVEPIKVVIVDGVVTVRQGHCRLHAAREAVSEGHQITFLCNQLKMDEVDAEMQTLNGNKGMALSPVAIGASYLRLINTLGGMTLESLAIRENRQVSSIRQMMRLPGLPVELKKYIHSGVVSYFFVLELVDSLGESKAIDHIRTQLEVLQASADRGIKVPRSSNGALRVRPSTIKSPRVPPTLATQAVESIKMLNEQFFPQLKDVDFTTLDSDKEITINISLKTLNMFQTVRDTISDVAAKQLRKEERKRLKVQDESEPESDDQQEHDQTAA is encoded by the coding sequence ATGGAAACCTTAAAAACCGCGAACAATGCCAACGTTACCAGCAAGTTTTCAAACACTACTGGCTCCGGGAAAGTGATTTCTACTCTTAAGCAATTTCGTGATGTAAACCTTGGTCTGTGCCAGTCGGCTCCAGACTTTAATGCTTTCCTCATTGATCCAACAATAGTAGCCATCACGCCAGGCTTTAACACGCGTGAGATGGGCATGGGGGAAGAATACTACCTTCTCCCGGAAGTGGCTGAGCACATCCACAATATCAAAATGGCCTATATCAATGGTGATTATGTAGAACCCATAAAAGTCGTTATTGTGGATGGAGTTGTCACCGTTCGTCAGGGGCATTGCCGGTTACACGCAGCGCGGGAAGCGGTATCGGAAGGGCATCAGATCACATTCCTCTGCAATCAACTCAAGATGGATGAAGTTGATGCTGAGATGCAGACTCTCAATGGCAATAAGGGAATGGCCTTATCTCCCGTGGCGATTGGTGCCTCATACCTTCGCCTCATTAATACGCTGGGTGGAATGACGCTGGAATCGCTTGCCATTCGTGAGAATCGTCAGGTTTCTTCCATCAGACAAATGATGCGCTTACCGGGTCTGCCTGTTGAATTAAAAAAATACATTCACTCAGGTGTTGTTTCTTACTTCTTCGTTCTCGAGTTAGTAGATAGCCTGGGAGAGTCCAAAGCAATTGATCACATCCGTACGCAGTTAGAGGTGCTTCAGGCTTCCGCTGACAGGGGGATTAAGGTTCCTCGCAGTAGTAACGGTGCTCTTCGTGTACGACCATCAACAATTAAATCACCACGAGTTCCACCTACGCTGGCGACACAGGCTGTTGAGAGTATCAAAATGCTAAATGAACAGTTTTTCCCACAGCTAAAGGATGTTGATTTTACAACGTTGGATTCAGACAAAGAAATCACCATAAACATCAGTCTTAAGACCCTTAACATGTTCCAGACTGTTCGGGATACGATTAGTGATGTCGCAGCTAAACAACTGCGTAAAGAAGAGCGTAAACGACTAAAGGTCCAGGATGAAAGTGAACCGGAAAGCGATGACCAGCAAGAGCATGATCAGACAGCTGCCTGA
- a CDS encoding DNA polymerase III subunit theta: protein MPEFNLSRLAPEEQEKVSVDLAAAGVAYKERLNMPVVPELVAREQPAHLREYFMERLLAHRQTSQTLPRSGDPRYTEMADANNKGKGGN from the coding sequence ATGCCTGAATTCAATTTATCGCGATTAGCCCCTGAGGAACAGGAGAAAGTCTCTGTGGATCTCGCTGCCGCAGGTGTGGCCTACAAAGAACGGCTGAATATGCCGGTTGTGCCGGAACTGGTCGCCAGGGAACAACCCGCACATCTTCGTGAATATTTTATGGAACGGCTTCTTGCCCACCGCCAGACCAGCCAGACTCTTCCACGGTCAGGCGATCCTCGTTACACAGAAATGGCGGACGCGAATAATAAAGGGAAAGGCGGTAACTGA
- a CDS encoding DUF4165 domain-containing protein, whose amino-acid sequence MKLSEFIISALGLSLYLSSPASAQLYNYSYNDTGGKLVTAKPDTAFLNPSGVITLNLISGLDRKERVTVTRDSDKTSMFEGTTSLVTVADRITSIDGAEYYGKSLVLPTLGEGAFTLKSDTLDNKGNLVSSSTYPFSIDITAPSIPDPIVWIRAGFMNGSIDVFGNTTATQALSVSRLSDAGSGLSKAEWFAIDDAGTRRAVPTDLNPLTGEALAPAAIAAGVAVAPKDQSYYTVGFRIYDKAGNYRDVTHRSAIDRTVPAFMQYQVQNAATGVWQDYVPGMTIYANPLQFRFKMRKQDAADFNGTDFGWYGQGKSSDADFAYINVTLSYPETYNYSEIFTKAGLRHHLSFNTLRFTLGPGVSEAPRYVKGIFHLKNANTWSDGDTVLMTSPDCIDSGVVTTEVRSYTQLVNIDNVGSCTIAPNQTSCTLTTNFCKLTDRGYDPRQIIITGTDTYAGLGGRGSYLYSYWDYNPPVINSVTVKPEEKQIVMRVTDADTVNDWRSYMWVTNSFALTLTDGSGKAQVLSPASVTSLNFQLKEVVFS is encoded by the coding sequence ATGAAACTGTCGGAATTTATAATTTCAGCGCTAGGCTTAAGTTTATATTTATCATCTCCGGCTTCGGCCCAGCTCTACAATTATTCATACAACGACACGGGTGGGAAGCTCGTTACCGCAAAACCGGACACCGCATTTCTAAACCCTTCAGGGGTTATCACCTTAAACCTCATCTCCGGGCTGGACAGGAAAGAACGCGTTACCGTTACCCGTGATAGTGATAAAACCTCGATGTTTGAAGGCACCACCAGCCTGGTTACCGTAGCCGACCGGATCACGTCCATAGACGGTGCCGAGTATTACGGCAAATCGCTGGTACTTCCTACCCTTGGGGAAGGGGCCTTTACGCTGAAGTCTGACACCCTGGATAACAAAGGGAACCTGGTCTCCTCATCCACATACCCATTCAGTATCGACATTACCGCGCCTTCTATTCCCGATCCGATAGTCTGGATTCGTGCCGGGTTCATGAATGGCAGTATTGATGTGTTCGGGAATACCACCGCGACACAGGCTTTGTCAGTTTCCAGGCTTTCAGATGCCGGTTCCGGGCTGAGTAAAGCGGAATGGTTTGCTATTGATGACGCAGGGACTCGCAGGGCTGTACCAACTGATCTGAATCCACTGACAGGAGAAGCTCTCGCTCCGGCTGCTATCGCCGCAGGTGTCGCGGTTGCGCCCAAAGACCAGAGCTATTACACCGTGGGGTTCCGGATCTATGATAAGGCTGGCAACTATCGGGATGTGACGCACCGCTCTGCCATCGACCGCACGGTCCCGGCATTTATGCAGTATCAGGTACAGAATGCGGCCACAGGCGTCTGGCAGGATTACGTTCCGGGAATGACCATTTATGCCAATCCCTTGCAGTTCCGTTTCAAAATGCGAAAACAGGATGCTGCTGATTTCAACGGGACTGATTTTGGTTGGTACGGGCAGGGGAAAAGCTCTGATGCTGACTTTGCCTACATCAACGTCACGCTAAGCTACCCGGAAACTTACAACTATTCCGAGATATTTACCAAAGCGGGTCTCAGGCATCATTTGTCCTTTAACACCCTCAGATTTACGCTGGGGCCCGGTGTCAGCGAAGCTCCCCGCTATGTGAAAGGCATTTTTCACCTCAAAAATGCAAATACATGGTCTGACGGAGATACGGTCCTCATGACATCACCTGACTGTATAGACAGTGGGGTAGTCACCACTGAAGTCAGGTCATATACCCAGCTGGTCAATATCGATAACGTGGGCAGTTGCACCATTGCACCTAATCAAACCAGCTGTACTCTCACTACGAACTTCTGCAAGTTGACCGACCGTGGATACGATCCCCGACAAATCATTATCACCGGAACGGATACGTATGCCGGGCTCGGGGGAAGAGGCTCTTATCTTTACTCATACTGGGACTACAATCCGCCCGTTATCAATTCAGTCACCGTAAAACCGGAAGAGAAGCAAATCGTTATGCGGGTGACGGACGCGGATACCGTCAATGACTGGCGCAGTTATATGTGGGTGACGAACAGTTTCGCCCTCACACTGACTGATGGCTCAGGTAAAGCCCAGGTGCTGTCACCGGCCAGCGTGACCTCACTCAATTTCCAGCTCAAAGAAGTCGTGTTCTCTTAG
- a CDS encoding type I toxin-antitoxin system toxin TisB, with the protein MSLIDLLIKVAQLIVVLLQLLDAIMKYFQ; encoded by the coding sequence ATGAGCTTAATTGACCTTCTTATAAAGGTTGCACAGCTTATAGTTGTCTTGCTGCAACTGCTTGATGCCATTATGAAGTATTTCCAGTAA
- a CDS encoding DUF4942 domain-containing protein — protein MTSNAIIPLNTDQSCRHLMPAVKSEQDSLPEMREEMGIIQRLVAEFSKEREELQSVAELFRRQSVRKFYSLLSGYDHSITEKSELCAEYSLRSEYWKRVMALTDVLSVMTSEKRQAWNEQFCFDRYSMRDGSKQVIPDFTAEAVIPTVMGLLNDRNQFMRERVYGVFTSLSRSHKTNKAFGFSTRMIITGVCEMVKRFNGPSQPDFKSRNIEPLSELRVVCAFFRQSKVCDVLDTARLVERCVHQYGFRQWIDIDGYAVRFRVYKNGSMHIEINQTLAEQMNNILSAFVPLALPAERHKEKLKQAREFPLKKNVLDFDSRMQLGEMKFSYSEREKCWAAFRSGGYLSLDKGTDTILHDVFRTIGARVENYYVYMDYCPDEILRYLSQVGAMPDQVAHQLYQSSRKISDYVAGLLSMGEGDTLLEPSAGQGALLQSFSKTDSIHCIEVDQLNAQILKAKGFDVEEADFLAWSKANPGKKFSHIAINPPFSENRARLHLLAAATHLAPGGCMAAVLPLSFRHEDALLGDEFSWDLVHEFKNEFEDTSITVCVVYIQRIT, from the coding sequence ATGACAAGTAACGCCATTATTCCACTGAACACCGATCAATCCTGCCGCCACTTAATGCCTGCCGTCAAAAGCGAGCAAGACTCTCTGCCAGAAATGAGAGAGGAGATGGGTATCATCCAGCGTCTGGTTGCTGAGTTTAGCAAGGAGCGTGAGGAGCTACAGTCTGTGGCGGAATTATTCCGCAGGCAGTCTGTACGGAAGTTTTACAGCTTGTTATCGGGTTATGACCACTCGATCACCGAAAAGAGTGAACTGTGCGCCGAGTACTCGCTCCGTTCGGAATACTGGAAACGCGTCATGGCGTTGACTGATGTTCTGTCTGTTATGACATCAGAAAAACGCCAAGCATGGAATGAGCAATTTTGTTTCGACCGTTATTCCATGCGTGACGGTTCAAAACAGGTTATTCCTGATTTTACCGCAGAGGCAGTCATCCCAACCGTTATGGGTCTTCTCAATGACCGCAATCAATTTATGCGAGAGCGTGTTTACGGGGTGTTTACGAGCCTGAGTCGCTCACATAAGACGAATAAAGCCTTTGGATTCAGCACAAGGATGATCATTACGGGTGTGTGCGAAATGGTCAAAAGATTTAATGGACCGAGCCAGCCTGATTTTAAATCAAGGAATATCGAACCCCTGAGTGAACTCCGGGTGGTTTGTGCATTTTTCCGGCAAAGCAAGGTTTGTGATGTCCTTGATACGGCGAGGCTCGTAGAAAGATGTGTTCATCAATACGGTTTCAGGCAATGGATTGATATTGATGGCTATGCGGTCCGCTTTCGGGTTTACAAGAACGGCTCCATGCATATTGAGATAAATCAAACACTGGCCGAGCAGATGAATAATATTCTTTCGGCATTCGTTCCCCTGGCATTGCCAGCAGAGCGTCACAAGGAAAAACTCAAGCAAGCACGTGAGTTCCCGTTAAAGAAAAACGTGCTGGATTTCGACAGCAGGATGCAACTTGGTGAGATGAAGTTTTCTTACTCCGAACGTGAAAAGTGTTGGGCAGCATTTCGTTCAGGCGGATATTTATCCCTGGATAAAGGGACTGACACTATTCTTCATGATGTTTTCCGTACAATCGGGGCCAGGGTCGAGAACTATTACGTTTACATGGATTATTGCCCGGATGAAATCTTGCGTTATTTATCGCAGGTCGGAGCGATGCCTGATCAGGTTGCTCATCAGTTATATCAGTCATCACGGAAAATCAGCGATTACGTTGCCGGTTTACTCTCCATGGGGGAGGGCGATACATTACTTGAGCCGAGTGCAGGCCAGGGTGCCTTATTACAGTCATTTTCAAAAACCGACTCCATTCACTGTATTGAGGTTGATCAACTGAATGCGCAGATCCTGAAGGCCAAAGGGTTTGATGTTGAAGAGGCTGATTTTCTGGCATGGTCGAAGGCTAATCCTGGAAAGAAATTCAGTCACATTGCTATTAATCCACCGTTTTCGGAAAACCGGGCTCGGCTTCATTTGCTGGCTGCGGCAACGCACCTTGCCCCTGGCGGGTGTATGGCTGCGGTCTTACCCTTATCGTTCAGGCATGAAGATGCGTTGCTGGGCGACGAGTTCAGCTGGGATCTGGTACATGAATTTAAGAATGAGTTTGAAGATACATCCATTACTGTCTGTGTAGTTTACATCCAACGAATCACCTGA
- a CDS encoding ParB/RepB/Spo0J family partition protein, with translation MHKEIISTIIEIHPDELLIEAGFNPREAFIGDKCYTLEPVKSTIVAIKLAYKEGRSVELIKVVKHNNKYFVRQGHCRTMALKQAMKEGADIKKFKVMLITGLCDGEEYLENIDGNQRNALNPVSQGFALQRALTLGYSVEELAQRYQRSITTIRNTLKIMEMPEPLLVLLSFNRIKKTLAIEIMLRYENDHNKVMEHLRSVFPDIDSLATAEVLTISETKHSNSVVSRPTKSNEKSITTPNDDLVAENQEAEPVKEKDAKLTRKSLGIRVLSKKKTERLKSSFLKITNEIKQAEPCDETVVELQVDKKFVSHFEHVSKEHCSENGDGLCLKLSENQLRLLANLLSNEHVALFLTKEQVTEVTEIQQMLAS, from the coding sequence ATGCACAAAGAAATCATTTCTACAATTATTGAAATTCATCCCGATGAGCTTTTAATTGAGGCTGGGTTCAATCCTCGTGAGGCATTTATTGGCGACAAGTGTTATACACTGGAACCAGTAAAATCGACTATTGTTGCCATTAAACTTGCCTACAAAGAAGGGCGAAGCGTTGAGCTTATCAAGGTCGTTAAACACAACAATAAATATTTTGTCAGGCAAGGCCATTGCAGAACAATGGCGCTTAAGCAGGCCATGAAAGAGGGCGCTGACATTAAAAAATTCAAGGTGATGCTTATTACCGGATTATGTGATGGTGAAGAGTACCTTGAAAATATTGATGGTAATCAACGTAACGCCCTCAATCCTGTTAGCCAGGGCTTTGCACTGCAACGAGCTCTTACATTGGGTTATTCGGTCGAAGAGTTGGCCCAAAGATATCAGCGGTCAATCACCACCATCAGGAATACATTAAAGATTATGGAAATGCCTGAGCCGCTGCTCGTATTGCTTTCGTTTAATCGTATTAAGAAGACATTAGCAATTGAAATTATGCTGCGTTATGAAAACGATCACAATAAAGTCATGGAACACCTTCGTTCCGTATTTCCTGATATTGATAGCCTTGCCACGGCAGAAGTTTTAACTATCTCCGAAACAAAGCATTCAAATTCAGTAGTTTCAAGGCCAACAAAGTCAAATGAGAAAAGCATTACTACTCCAAATGATGATTTGGTTGCTGAAAATCAAGAGGCTGAGCCTGTAAAAGAGAAAGACGCAAAATTGACACGGAAATCACTCGGCATCCGAGTGCTGTCAAAAAAGAAAACAGAGCGTTTAAAAAGTAGCTTTTTAAAAATTACTAACGAAATTAAACAGGCCGAGCCTTGTGATGAAACAGTCGTCGAGTTACAAGTGGACAAAAAATTCGTCTCTCATTTCGAACATGTTTCCAAAGAGCATTGTTCAGAAAACGGTGATGGGCTTTGTCTTAAATTATCTGAGAATCAGCTCAGGCTTCTTGCTAATCTTTTAAGTAATGAACATGTAGCTTTATTCCTCACCAAAGAACAGGTTACAGAAGTCACTGAAATCCAGCAAATGCTTGCCAGCTAG
- a CDS encoding DNA adenine methylase translates to MNYPEGTPLPLHQPMLKWAGGKTKLMPFIRRVFPMDPARRWVEPFIGSGAVFLNVFATHALLSDSNDDLINFYKTIQTKKQEFIAQITALSEITFDKPGYYRLVEEFQTTEDKTRKSVLFYAINRLCFNGLCRYNQNKEFNVPWNKKNHLEPNFPRLDYLSFRLSGIELVTADFEQTLVAATGHDQIYCDPPYIKLKKDSFTKYDGKEFSEVSHTRLADLLVAAHVRGARVAISNSDTEFAVNLYEERNFKIHRLSAYRSVGASSGSRQAVSEILAVLE, encoded by the coding sequence ATGAATTATCCAGAAGGAACCCCACTGCCACTTCATCAACCCATGCTTAAATGGGCTGGCGGCAAAACTAAACTGATGCCGTTTATCAGACGCGTGTTCCCCATGGACCCAGCCAGAAGATGGGTAGAACCATTCATCGGCTCTGGCGCAGTTTTCCTGAATGTATTCGCAACTCATGCCCTGCTTTCTGACAGTAACGATGACCTCATCAATTTCTATAAAACCATTCAGACGAAAAAGCAGGAGTTTATCGCGCAAATAACGGCGCTCTCCGAGATCACATTTGATAAGCCTGGTTATTACCGGCTCGTTGAAGAGTTTCAGACTACTGAGGATAAGACCCGCAAAAGCGTATTGTTCTATGCGATTAACCGCCTGTGCTTTAACGGCCTGTGTCGTTACAACCAGAATAAGGAATTCAATGTCCCCTGGAATAAAAAAAACCACCTGGAGCCAAATTTTCCAAGACTCGACTATCTATCGTTCCGACTGTCAGGTATCGAGTTAGTCACCGCTGATTTTGAACAGACGCTGGTGGCCGCGACCGGTCATGATCAAATTTATTGTGACCCTCCATACATCAAACTTAAAAAAGACAGTTTCACAAAATATGACGGGAAAGAGTTTTCAGAAGTCAGCCATACCAGACTAGCTGATCTGCTCGTTGCGGCCCATGTGAGAGGCGCACGTGTGGCGATATCAAACAGCGATACCGAATTTGCTGTTAATTTATACGAAGAACGAAACTTTAAGATCCATCGCCTTTCGGCGTACCGTTCAGTTGGTGCCAGTTCTGGAAGTCGCCAGGCTGTTTCTGAAATCCTGGCTGTTCTCGAGTAG
- a CDS encoding FRG domain-containing protein, whose product MLKHEIACVGDLLKIVNEVAKQNNDRQSYFRGQSDASWGIASSLCRLLNDNAIKPHPVEGMPPNFASKISYSRLASELFDSFKDKFVLYSEVNIIKGYELNDIDLHVMAQHYQLPTRVVDLTKNPLISLYFATEENKPDTDVAVFILKDGYSETSSNVFLSKLDHARKKYHDFYQLIRPHMRAGNDESFAEAVKLFKAYKHDLFNLNEELFLCKGEVHPDHAALLYALDVLSAGEIEETLRVIADEDGFNFSQPHSSISIHNSRLQVISPLPINQRIKNQQGLLLFSNIINRPIFEASHFTDNNVISDTDFDSQNFTNENCLKVIIKYKYVSAIRKELERYGITRDFIYPELPNYTAYMKEKILRNYV is encoded by the coding sequence ATGCTTAAGCACGAAATTGCCTGTGTGGGTGATCTTTTAAAAATCGTCAATGAAGTCGCGAAACAAAATAATGACCGTCAATCATATTTCAGAGGTCAATCAGATGCTAGTTGGGGGATAGCATCTTCTCTTTGTCGGTTATTAAATGATAATGCCATCAAACCTCATCCAGTTGAAGGTATGCCTCCTAATTTCGCTTCAAAAATTTCATATTCCAGGCTGGCTTCTGAATTATTTGATAGTTTCAAAGATAAATTCGTACTGTATTCTGAGGTTAATATAATAAAAGGATACGAGTTGAATGATATCGACCTGCATGTTATGGCCCAGCATTATCAATTACCAACGCGCGTAGTCGACCTCACCAAAAACCCATTAATCTCACTATACTTTGCCACCGAAGAAAACAAACCAGATACCGATGTTGCTGTCTTTATTCTGAAAGATGGGTATTCCGAAACCTCAAGCAACGTTTTTCTATCAAAATTGGATCATGCTCGAAAAAAATATCATGATTTTTATCAGTTAATTAGACCGCACATGCGTGCCGGGAATGATGAGTCCTTTGCCGAAGCTGTTAAATTATTTAAAGCGTACAAGCATGATTTATTCAATTTAAATGAAGAATTATTTCTGTGCAAAGGTGAGGTCCATCCAGATCACGCAGCTTTACTCTATGCTTTAGATGTACTTAGTGCTGGTGAAATTGAAGAAACGCTACGCGTAATTGCTGATGAAGATGGCTTTAATTTTAGCCAGCCCCATAGTTCAATCAGTATTCACAATTCTCGGTTACAAGTTATTAGCCCTCTACCAATTAACCAGAGAATTAAAAATCAGCAAGGACTGCTGTTATTTTCCAATATCATCAATAGACCTATTTTTGAAGCGTCGCACTTTACTGACAATAATGTCATTTCCGACACTGACTTTGATTCACAAAATTTCACAAACGAGAATTGTTTAAAAGTTATTATTAAATATAAATATGTATCCGCTATTAGAAAAGAATTGGAACGTTATGGCATTACTCGAGACTTCATTTACCCTGAGTTACCGAACTACACTGCATATATGAAAGAGAAGATTCTCAGGAATTATGTTTAA